The Zingiber officinale cultivar Zhangliang chromosome 10A, Zo_v1.1, whole genome shotgun sequence genome contains a region encoding:
- the LOC122027317 gene encoding uncharacterized protein LOC122027317, protein MTPLPSKPIATAAGMVRRRLVASARTRGGGGEGAGRWTSPGTEERPKGYLFNRPPLPPGESRKWEDWELPCYITSFLTIVILGVGLNAKPDLTLETWAHQKALERLRQQEEAAAAAADSE, encoded by the coding sequence ATGACTCCTCTTCCATCGAAGCCGATCGCGACGGCGGCCGGAATGGTCCGCAGACGATTGGTGGCGTCGGCGCGCACTAGGGGAGGCGGAGGGGAGGGTGCAGGGCGGTGGACCAGCCCTGGGACGGAGGAACGGCCCAAGGGTTACCTCTTCAATCGGCCGCCGCTGCCCCCGGGCGAGTCGAGGAAGTGGGAGGACTGGGAGCTACCGTGCTACATCACTTCCTTCCTCACCATCGTCATCCTTGGAGTCGGCCTCAACGCGAAGCCCGATCTCACCCTTGAGACCTGGGCTCACCAGAAGGCCCTCGAGCGCCTCCGGCAACAGGAAgaagccgccgccgccgctgccgaTTCGGAGTGA